A window from Microbacterium ginsengiterrae encodes these proteins:
- the lspA gene encoding signal peptidase II, whose translation MTARRPFRRSAAGITVAVLAMLVLAADQFVKYLTIEHLPLHEVVPVLGDFLQLYYIRNSGAAFSLGSEVTWIFTIALTVVAAIIVWKAFDVRSRLWAVVLGCLLGGVLGNLTDRLFREPGFAVGHVVDMISMPWMMPAIFNVADIFIVCGMITVAILVVLGIRFDGTREKDHQEAPESVAEPEIVEKDA comes from the coding sequence TTGACGGCTCGTCGCCCATTTCGTCGGTCGGCGGCCGGCATCACCGTCGCGGTTCTCGCGATGCTGGTGCTGGCCGCCGATCAGTTCGTGAAGTACCTCACGATCGAGCATCTCCCGCTCCACGAGGTCGTCCCCGTTCTCGGCGACTTCCTGCAGCTGTACTACATCCGCAATTCGGGTGCGGCCTTCTCGCTCGGCAGCGAGGTGACCTGGATCTTCACGATCGCTCTGACCGTCGTGGCCGCGATCATCGTCTGGAAGGCGTTCGACGTCCGGTCGCGACTCTGGGCCGTCGTGCTCGGGTGCCTCCTCGGCGGCGTGCTGGGCAACCTGACGGACCGGCTCTTCCGGGAACCGGGGTTCGCCGTCGGCCATGTCGTCGACATGATCTCGATGCCGTGGATGATGCCGGCGATCTTCAACGTCGCCGACATCTTCATCGTGTGCGGGATGATCACCGTCGCGATCCTCGTCGTCCTCGGCATCCGATTCGACGGCACGCGTGAGAAGGATCACCAGGAAGCGCCCGAATCCGTCGCCGAGCCCGAGATCGTCGAGAAGGACGCCTGA
- a CDS encoding DivIVA domain-containing protein — protein MALTPDDVVTKQFQHVRFKDGFDPDEVDDFLDEIVVEWRKALEENAELKAKLAAYESGEKPASTDTAEEPAVVDEVPVPVAAAPAPAAPAAEASGSTTATAGIIELAQRLHDEHVAEGEAKKNQLIADAEAEVERIRTESQAKQREESARLERERNTLEARITELRNFERDYRTQLRGYIEGQLRELDEKSASTDSTPVSAIGL, from the coding sequence ATGGCACTGACCCCGGATGACGTCGTCACCAAGCAGTTTCAGCACGTCCGTTTCAAGGACGGCTTCGACCCGGACGAGGTCGATGACTTCCTCGACGAGATCGTCGTGGAGTGGCGAAAGGCGCTCGAGGAGAACGCCGAGCTGAAGGCCAAGCTGGCTGCGTACGAGTCCGGTGAGAAGCCCGCGTCGACGGACACCGCCGAAGAGCCCGCCGTCGTCGACGAGGTGCCGGTTCCTGTCGCCGCCGCGCCTGCGCCGGCCGCTCCTGCTGCTGAGGCCTCCGGATCCACCACGGCGACCGCCGGGATCATCGAGCTCGCGCAGCGTCTGCACGACGAGCACGTCGCCGAGGGTGAGGCGAAGAAGAACCAGCTCATCGCCGACGCCGAGGCCGAGGTCGAGCGCATCCGCACCGAGTCCCAGGCCAAGCAGCGCGAGGAGTCCGCTCGCCTCGAGCGCGAGCGCAACACGCTGGAAGCGCGCATCACCGAGCTGCGCAACTTCGAGCGCGACTACCGCACGCAGCTGCGCGGCTACATCGAGGGCCAGCTCCGCGAGCTCGACGAGAAGTCGGCATCGACTGACTCGACGCCGGTCTCCGCGATCGGGCTGTAA
- a CDS encoding YggT family protein: MGAVVSWIASIVHLVLLIYIFVLFARLILDYIPLFNREWRPKGAGLIAAEVVYTVTDPPIRLFRRFIPPLRLGTLSLDFGFTFTMLAVLILMSIVRGFI; encoded by the coding sequence GTGGGTGCAGTGGTCTCCTGGATCGCATCGATCGTCCATCTGGTCCTGCTGATCTACATCTTCGTGCTGTTCGCGCGACTGATCCTCGATTACATCCCGCTGTTCAATCGTGAGTGGCGTCCGAAGGGCGCCGGTCTGATCGCCGCGGAGGTCGTCTACACGGTCACCGACCCGCCGATCCGCCTGTTCCGACGCTTCATTCCTCCTCTGCGCCTGGGCACGCTGTCGTTGGATTTCGGTTTCACGTTCACGATGCTCGCAGTACTGATCCTCATGTCCATCGTGCGAGGGTTCATCTGA
- a CDS encoding cell division protein SepF produces MGNPLKKTMVYLGLADEEEGYEEQVAPAPARAQRERDRERDQEEAAPAPVTPLRRPVAVRQPSAGSVNEILTVHPKQYRDAQLIAESFREGVPVIINLSQMSDADARRLIDFASGLSLGLYGRIERVTSKVFLLSPENIAVSGHGGIAHADPESAGFDQS; encoded by the coding sequence ATGGGAAACCCGCTGAAGAAGACCATGGTGTATCTGGGTCTCGCTGACGAAGAAGAGGGCTACGAAGAGCAGGTCGCCCCGGCGCCCGCACGGGCCCAGCGCGAGCGCGATCGCGAGCGCGATCAGGAGGAGGCTGCACCCGCGCCGGTGACTCCGCTGCGTCGCCCCGTCGCCGTCCGGCAGCCGTCAGCGGGTTCGGTCAACGAGATCCTCACCGTCCACCCGAAGCAGTACCGCGACGCACAGCTGATCGCGGAGAGCTTCCGCGAGGGTGTGCCGGTCATCATCAACCTCTCGCAGATGTCGGACGCGGACGCCCGTCGTCTCATCGACTTCGCCAGCGGCCTGTCCCTGGGTCTGTACGGCCGTATCGAGCGTGTCACGAGCAAGGTCTTCCTGCTCTCGCCCGAGAACATCGCGGTGTCCGGACACGGCGGCATCGCGCACGCGGACCCGGAGTCCGCGGGCTTCGATCAGTCCTGA
- a CDS encoding YggS family pyridoxal phosphate-dependent enzyme, giving the protein MADLAARLSAIDEEIADAARAVGRNVDEITRIVVTKFHPASLVRDLYALGVRDVGENRQQELTAKRAEISLDGLRWHFIGQAQTKKAGAIRRDADAVHSVDRIKLADALHRVAEPDARLDVLVQVNLTDDQGRGGAEPSEVSHLVEHILGLPSLRLRGIMGVAPLGEEPRPAFERLHRIGAEIRALEPGATWMSAGMTGDFADAIAAGATHLRIGSAITGPRPDRG; this is encoded by the coding sequence TTGGCAGACCTTGCGGCGCGGCTGTCCGCGATCGACGAAGAGATCGCGGACGCCGCGCGAGCAGTCGGCCGGAACGTCGATGAGATCACGCGCATCGTCGTGACGAAGTTCCACCCGGCGTCGCTGGTGCGGGACCTCTACGCACTCGGAGTGCGTGATGTCGGCGAGAACCGGCAGCAGGAGCTCACGGCGAAGCGCGCCGAGATCTCCCTGGACGGGCTTCGCTGGCACTTCATCGGCCAGGCCCAGACGAAGAAGGCCGGAGCGATCCGTCGTGACGCGGACGCCGTGCACTCGGTCGATCGCATCAAGCTGGCGGATGCGCTGCATCGGGTGGCGGAACCGGACGCTCGGCTGGACGTCCTCGTGCAGGTGAACCTCACGGACGACCAGGGGCGCGGTGGTGCTGAGCCTTCAGAGGTGTCCCACCTCGTCGAGCACATCCTCGGGCTGCCGTCCCTTCGGCTGCGGGGGATCATGGGGGTCGCACCTCTCGGTGAGGAGCCCCGTCCGGCCTTCGAGCGTCTCCACCGCATCGGCGCAGAGATCCGAGCCCTCGAGCCGGGAGCGACCTGGATGTCGGCCGGGATGACCGGCGACTTCGCCGACGCCATCGCCGCAGGCGCGACACACCTGCGGATCGGCTCCGCAATCACGGGACCCCGCCCTGACCGGGGTTAA
- the ftsZ gene encoding cell division protein FtsZ, with the protein MSQNQNYLAVIKVVGVGGGGVNAVNRMIELGLRGVEFIAVNTDAQALLMSDADVKLDVGRELTRGLGAGADPEVGRRAAEDHAEEIEQALTGADMVFVTAGEGGGTGTGGAPVVARIAKSIGALTIGVVTKPFSFEGRRRQSQAEAGVAKLKEEVDTLIVVPNDRLLEISDRGISMIEAFATADQVLLAGVQGITDLITTPGLINLDFADVKSVMQGAGSALMGIGSARGADRAIKAAELAVESPLLEASIEGAHGVLLSIQGGSNLGIFEIHDAADLVKEAAHPEANIIFGTVIDDTLGDEVRVTVIAAGFDGGEPSLRLDPMVVSRPEPASLPEVTLSDDEQPEAPKQAEQPSTPPASTRIPTTSLEPAFADDDIDIPEFLK; encoded by the coding sequence ATGAGCCAGAACCAGAACTACCTCGCCGTGATCAAGGTCGTCGGCGTCGGCGGTGGCGGCGTCAACGCCGTCAACCGCATGATCGAGCTCGGCCTGCGAGGCGTCGAGTTCATCGCCGTCAACACAGACGCTCAGGCGCTGCTCATGAGCGACGCCGACGTGAAGCTCGACGTCGGACGCGAGCTCACCAGGGGACTCGGCGCCGGGGCCGACCCCGAGGTCGGTCGCCGTGCGGCGGAGGACCACGCCGAGGAGATCGAGCAGGCACTGACCGGTGCGGACATGGTCTTCGTCACCGCGGGTGAGGGCGGCGGAACCGGTACCGGAGGCGCTCCCGTCGTCGCGCGGATCGCGAAGTCGATCGGTGCTCTCACCATCGGTGTCGTGACCAAGCCGTTCTCGTTCGAGGGTCGCCGTCGCCAGAGCCAGGCAGAGGCCGGCGTCGCGAAGCTGAAGGAAGAGGTCGACACCCTCATCGTCGTCCCCAATGACCGCCTGCTCGAGATCAGCGACCGCGGCATCTCGATGATCGAGGCGTTCGCCACCGCGGACCAGGTGCTGCTCGCCGGTGTGCAGGGCATCACGGACCTCATCACGACGCCCGGTCTCATCAACCTCGACTTCGCCGATGTGAAGTCGGTCATGCAGGGCGCGGGCTCCGCGCTCATGGGCATCGGATCCGCGCGTGGTGCGGATCGAGCCATCAAGGCGGCTGAGCTCGCCGTCGAGTCGCCGCTGCTGGAGGCGTCGATCGAGGGTGCGCACGGCGTGCTGCTGTCGATCCAGGGTGGTTCGAACCTCGGCATCTTCGAGATCCACGACGCGGCGGACCTCGTCAAGGAGGCGGCGCACCCTGAGGCGAACATCATCTTCGGAACGGTCATCGACGACACGCTCGGCGACGAGGTGCGCGTGACCGTCATCGCCGCAGGCTTTGACGGCGGAGAGCCCTCGCTGCGACTGGACCCGATGGTCGTCTCCCGTCCCGAGCCTGCCTCGCTGCCCGAGGTCACGCTGTCGGATGACGAGCAGCCGGAGGCGCCGAAGCAGGCCGAGCAGCCCTCGACGCCGCCGGCGTCGACGCGGATCCCCACCACGAGCCTCGAGCCGGCATTCGCGGATGACGACATCGACATCCCCGAGTTCCTGAAGTAG
- a CDS encoding FtsQ-type POTRA domain-containing protein, translated as MRRPPPLPSPPEEAPSIPSRPRREIGVPASPIDLPVDPSGDEDAVAESLGSEDLTARDVWRAARARRRRLRAEIRRFTQRSRRRRLIWLGVLGAVLLTIGGSVLAAYSPLFAVEKITVVGASAVDAAAVESALSDQVGRPLALVDDSEVKAALMAFPLIETYALEAKPPHDLTLRIVERTPVGVIESDAGYTLVDAAGVALATTPERPDGQPVLRVDDGVGSDTFGSVGLVVRSLPADVRGDLVEVTASTLDDVTLSLGSGLTVVWGSADRSVEKAGTLTATMTANPGARTIDVSSPEVVVAG; from the coding sequence GTGCGCCGCCCCCCACCGCTCCCCAGTCCGCCGGAGGAGGCGCCGTCCATCCCGTCGCGGCCGCGTCGGGAGATCGGCGTGCCCGCGTCGCCGATCGATCTGCCGGTCGATCCGTCCGGGGACGAGGACGCGGTGGCCGAGAGCCTCGGCTCGGAGGACCTCACCGCTCGTGATGTCTGGCGTGCCGCGCGGGCGCGGCGCAGGCGGCTGCGGGCGGAGATCCGTCGCTTCACCCAGCGATCTCGTCGGCGTCGTCTCATCTGGCTGGGTGTGCTCGGTGCGGTCCTGCTCACGATCGGGGGGAGCGTTCTCGCGGCATACAGCCCCCTGTTCGCGGTCGAGAAGATCACCGTCGTCGGCGCATCAGCGGTCGACGCCGCCGCCGTCGAATCGGCGCTCTCGGACCAGGTCGGTCGTCCCCTCGCCCTCGTCGACGACAGCGAGGTGAAGGCGGCATTGATGGCCTTCCCGCTCATCGAGACGTACGCCCTGGAGGCGAAGCCGCCGCACGACCTGACGCTGCGCATCGTCGAGCGGACGCCGGTCGGCGTGATCGAATCCGATGCCGGGTACACCCTCGTGGATGCCGCGGGTGTCGCGCTGGCGACGACGCCGGAGCGTCCTGACGGCCAGCCGGTGCTGCGTGTCGACGACGGCGTCGGCTCCGACACCTTCGGATCCGTGGGACTCGTCGTGCGTTCCCTGCCCGCCGACGTCCGAGGGGATCTCGTCGAGGTGACGGCCAGCACGCTGGACGACGTCACGCTCTCACTGGGCTCCGGTCTGACTGTCGTCTGGGGGAGTGCGGACAGGTCCGTCGAGAAGGCCGGCACCCTGACCGCCACGATGACGGCCAACCCCGGCGCCCGGACGATCGATGTCTCCTCGCCCGAGGTGGTCGTCGCGGGCTGA
- the murC gene encoding UDP-N-acetylmuramate--L-alanine ligase produces MIRPDLSLPIPESITAAHFIGIGGSGMSGLAKMFLDAGIRVSGSDRADSDALRALAAAGATVHVGHDAAHLGDADTVVHTGAIWPENPEFVTAKERGLHVIHRSQALHWLIGGRRLVSVAGAHGKTTSTGMIVTALQSLGADPNFVNGGVIEQLGTSSASGADDLFVVEADESDGTFLLYDTAVALITNVDPDHLDHYGSEDAFHDAFIRFADAAREAVVISSDDPGAVRVRAGLSHRNVISFGLADDADVRLSEVSTAGPAGAVITHADRSVRMQLAVPGTHNAINAAGAVAVLLALGYALEESVRAVEGFAGTVRRFELHGTERGVSVFDDYAHHPTEVKAALEAARGVVGEGRIIAIQQPHTYSRTQHMYREFAEVLEAYADHTVMLDVYGAREDPVPGVSGELVSGAFADQGNVHYVPDWQQAADYAASVAQEGDYVITLGCGNVYLIIPQVLEALRRSAAQSSKV; encoded by the coding sequence ATGATCAGACCAGACCTCTCCCTCCCGATCCCGGAGTCGATCACCGCAGCCCATTTCATCGGCATCGGCGGCTCGGGGATGAGCGGGCTGGCGAAGATGTTCCTCGATGCAGGCATCCGGGTGTCCGGATCCGACCGCGCCGACAGTGACGCTCTGCGCGCGCTGGCGGCCGCGGGGGCGACGGTCCACGTCGGCCACGATGCCGCCCATCTCGGTGATGCCGACACGGTCGTGCACACGGGGGCGATCTGGCCGGAGAACCCCGAGTTCGTCACCGCGAAGGAGCGCGGCCTGCACGTCATCCATCGTTCGCAGGCGCTGCACTGGCTCATCGGCGGGCGGCGGCTCGTCTCGGTCGCCGGCGCCCACGGCAAGACCACCTCGACGGGCATGATCGTCACGGCGCTGCAGTCGCTGGGTGCCGACCCGAACTTCGTCAACGGCGGTGTGATCGAGCAGCTCGGCACGTCCAGTGCGTCGGGGGCGGACGATCTGTTCGTCGTCGAGGCCGACGAGTCGGACGGGACATTCCTGCTGTACGACACCGCGGTCGCCCTCATCACCAACGTCGATCCCGATCACCTGGATCACTACGGGTCGGAGGACGCATTCCACGACGCGTTCATCCGATTCGCCGACGCCGCACGCGAGGCGGTCGTCATCTCCAGCGACGATCCGGGTGCCGTTCGTGTGCGCGCCGGTCTGTCGCACCGGAACGTCATCTCGTTCGGACTCGCCGATGACGCCGATGTGCGCCTCTCGGAGGTATCGACCGCTGGACCGGCCGGAGCCGTCATCACTCACGCCGACCGGTCCGTCCGCATGCAGTTGGCGGTCCCCGGCACGCACAATGCGATCAATGCGGCCGGCGCGGTGGCCGTGCTCCTGGCCCTCGGATACGCGCTGGAGGAATCGGTCCGCGCTGTCGAGGGCTTCGCCGGCACTGTGCGTCGCTTCGAACTGCACGGCACCGAACGGGGCGTGAGTGTCTTCGACGACTACGCCCACCACCCGACCGAGGTCAAAGCGGCGCTCGAAGCCGCCCGTGGCGTCGTCGGTGAAGGACGGATCATCGCGATCCAGCAGCCGCACACCTACTCGCGGACCCAGCACATGTACCGCGAGTTCGCGGAGGTGCTCGAGGCCTACGCCGATCACACCGTCATGCTCGATGTATACGGAGCCAGGGAGGATCCCGTCCCCGGGGTCTCCGGAGAGCTCGTCAGCGGGGCGTTCGCCGATCAGGGAAACGTCCACTACGTCCCGGACTGGCAGCAGGCCGCCGACTACGCGGCCTCCGTCGCGCAGGAGGGTGACTACGTCATCACGCTCGGCTGCGGGAACGTGTATCTCATCATCCCGCAGGTCCTCGAGGCGCTGCGGCGGAGTGCGGCCCAGAGCTCAAAGGTCTGA
- a CDS encoding glycosyltransferase has translation MTSYLLAGGGTAGHVNPLLAVADGLRDRDPSADVLVLGTKEGLESRLVPARGYELLTVDKVPFPRRINGQAVRFPARLNAAIAQVRAHIRTHRVEVVIGFGGYAAAPAYMAARRERVPYVVHEANAKPGLANRLGARAAAGVGIAFAGTPLSRGELVGMPLRREIVDLDRAARRAEAAEMFDLDPARPVLLVFGGSLGAQRLNEALADSWADVLAAGWQLLHVTGERSDLVDPGVPGYAMRRYVDRMDLAFALADLIVSRAGSATVSEISALGIPAVYVPYAVGNGEQRLNAASAVDAGAALLMDDAGFSGDVVRAQVIPLLGDRARLEAMAAAAEHVGTRTGTQNVIAMIDRALDAGR, from the coding sequence GTGACCTCGTACCTCCTCGCCGGCGGTGGCACCGCCGGCCATGTGAACCCGCTCCTCGCCGTCGCCGACGGCCTTCGCGACCGCGACCCTTCCGCGGACGTGCTCGTCCTCGGGACGAAGGAGGGCCTGGAATCCCGGCTGGTGCCCGCGCGCGGCTACGAACTCCTCACGGTCGACAAGGTGCCCTTCCCTCGACGGATCAACGGTCAGGCTGTCCGGTTCCCCGCTCGCCTCAACGCGGCGATCGCGCAGGTGCGCGCGCACATCCGCACCCATCGCGTCGAGGTCGTGATCGGATTCGGCGGATACGCGGCCGCGCCGGCGTACATGGCCGCTCGCCGTGAACGGGTCCCGTACGTCGTCCACGAGGCGAACGCGAAGCCCGGACTCGCCAATCGCCTCGGCGCCCGCGCCGCCGCCGGGGTGGGGATCGCCTTCGCCGGAACCCCGCTGTCGCGTGGCGAGCTCGTCGGCATGCCCCTGCGCCGTGAGATCGTCGACCTCGACCGTGCGGCGCGGCGCGCCGAGGCCGCGGAGATGTTCGACCTCGACCCCGCGCGCCCAGTGCTGCTCGTCTTCGGAGGGTCGCTCGGCGCCCAGCGACTCAACGAGGCCCTCGCGGACTCCTGGGCCGACGTCCTCGCCGCCGGGTGGCAGCTGCTCCACGTCACGGGGGAGCGGAGCGACCTCGTCGACCCCGGCGTACCGGGTTACGCCATGCGTCGATACGTCGATCGCATGGACCTCGCCTTCGCCCTGGCGGACCTGATCGTCTCCCGTGCCGGATCGGCCACGGTGAGCGAGATCAGCGCTCTCGGCATCCCCGCCGTCTACGTCCCCTACGCGGTCGGCAACGGCGAACAGCGCCTGAACGCGGCGTCGGCCGTCGACGCGGGAGCCGCCCTCCTCATGGATGACGCCGGGTTCTCCGGAGACGTCGTCCGTGCGCAGGTCATCCCTCTGCTGGGCGACCGTGCTCGGCTGGAGGCCATGGCGGCAGCGGCCGAGCACGTCGGCACGCGCACGGGTACGCAGAACGTCATCGCGATGATCGACCGCGCGCTCGACGCCGGTCGATGA
- the ftsW gene encoding putative lipid II flippase FtsW, with amino-acid sequence MTQVARPPRSDPAGLAARVSLGRIFTPPSSEFLLIASTALLLTVFGIVMVISATSAQESGVMDTALKQSMFAAVGIPLMFLVSRLPIAFLKRMAWPALIAALLMQLLVFTPLGVEDGGNRNWIRLAGSTVQPSEFLKLALALWIAYVLLRKRALLGIWRHVFIPVIPVGLLVFATVMAGHDLGTAMVLVLVLLGCLFFAGVKLRLFILPVLLGIVGVIALAVVSPDRMRRITAVCSDMTNYENDCYQSIHAVWGMANGGIFGLGLGNSQEKYGWLPAASNDFIFAIVGEELGLIGCLVVLALFTFFAVGAFHVMRKTPDPFIRVAAGGITVWILGQALINIGVVIGVLPVMGVPLPFMSQGGTALLAVLLACGVLLAFARTIPQAEPGKVAR; translated from the coding sequence ATGACGCAGGTGGCTCGCCCTCCTCGATCTGACCCGGCCGGACTCGCCGCACGCGTCTCGCTCGGGCGGATCTTCACGCCGCCCTCCAGCGAGTTCCTGCTGATCGCCTCCACCGCCCTGTTGCTGACGGTGTTCGGCATCGTCATGGTCATCTCCGCGACCAGCGCTCAGGAGTCCGGCGTCATGGACACGGCGCTGAAGCAGAGCATGTTCGCGGCGGTCGGCATCCCGCTGATGTTCCTGGTGAGCCGCTTGCCGATCGCATTCCTCAAGCGGATGGCGTGGCCCGCGCTGATCGCGGCGCTCCTCATGCAGCTTCTCGTGTTCACCCCTCTGGGCGTGGAGGACGGCGGCAACCGCAACTGGATCCGACTGGCCGGCTCGACCGTGCAGCCCTCCGAGTTCCTCAAACTCGCCCTCGCACTGTGGATCGCCTACGTGCTGCTGCGCAAGCGCGCCCTGCTCGGCATCTGGCGGCACGTGTTCATCCCGGTGATCCCGGTCGGCCTCCTGGTCTTCGCCACGGTCATGGCAGGCCATGACCTCGGCACGGCGATGGTGCTCGTGCTCGTGCTCCTCGGCTGCCTCTTCTTCGCCGGCGTCAAGCTCCGGCTCTTCATCCTCCCCGTTCTCCTCGGCATCGTCGGCGTGATCGCCCTCGCCGTCGTCAGCCCCGACCGGATGCGACGCATCACGGCGGTCTGCTCCGACATGACCAATTACGAGAACGACTGCTACCAGTCGATCCATGCGGTGTGGGGCATGGCCAACGGCGGGATCTTCGGGCTCGGTCTCGGCAACTCGCAGGAGAAGTACGGCTGGCTGCCGGCGGCATCCAACGACTTCATCTTCGCGATCGTCGGCGAGGAGCTCGGCCTGATCGGGTGCCTCGTGGTGCTGGCGTTGTTCACGTTCTTCGCGGTCGGGGCCTTCCACGTGATGCGCAAGACTCCCGATCCTTTCATCCGGGTCGCCGCCGGAGGCATCACCGTCTGGATCCTCGGACAGGCTCTCATCAACATCGGTGTCGTGATCGGCGTGCTGCCCGTCATGGGCGTCCCGCTGCCGTTCATGTCCCAGGGCGGCACTGCGCTGTTGGCGGTGCTGCTGGCGTGCGGCGTCCTCCTGGCGTTCGCTCGCACGATTCCCCAGGCTGAGCCGGGTAAGGTCGCGAGGTGA
- the murD gene encoding UDP-N-acetylmuramoyl-L-alanine--D-glutamate ligase: MTRLDSLTSWHADWKGLRVAVLGLSVTGFSAADTLTELGAEVLVLSASASDEYERLIPVIGARLVLDDLDEVPQDLIDFAPDVVVASPGFPPSHPVIRWVQEQEIALWGDVELAWRVRDKVVRADGTPADWVLITGTNGKTTTTQLTATMLVEGGLRAAPCGNIGVPVLDAVRDPSGFDVLVVELSSHQLWYIGQSAPAGQLVPHSSVCLNLADDHLVWHGSAAAYRAAKAIVYRNTRVACVYNKADIATREMVEDAEVMEGARAIGFDLGTPGPSDLGVVDGILADRAFLDDRRNSALELTTIDDLAQVGLAAPHIVQNILAASALSRAIGTEPAAIRRALQSFSLDAHRIQVIARHDGVTWIDDSKATNPHAAASSLRAYPGAVWIVGGDLKGVDLSGLVGDAGRSASAAVVIGAERGEVLAAFARHAPDVQVYEVVSGETEDVMTRVVEIAAGIVTDGSTVLLAPAAASFDQFTGYADRGRRFAEAVRSWIDRGSADDAGGSPSSI, encoded by the coding sequence ATGACACGCCTCGATTCGCTGACGAGCTGGCACGCCGACTGGAAAGGTCTGCGCGTCGCCGTGCTCGGGCTCTCGGTCACGGGGTTCTCGGCCGCCGACACACTGACCGAACTGGGCGCAGAGGTGCTCGTGCTCAGTGCGTCCGCCTCGGACGAGTACGAGCGTCTCATCCCGGTCATCGGCGCACGCCTCGTGCTCGACGACCTGGACGAGGTTCCGCAGGACCTCATCGACTTCGCACCCGACGTGGTCGTCGCCTCGCCGGGCTTCCCACCATCGCACCCGGTCATCCGGTGGGTGCAGGAACAGGAGATCGCGCTGTGGGGCGACGTCGAGCTCGCCTGGCGTGTGCGCGACAAGGTCGTGCGAGCGGACGGAACGCCAGCGGACTGGGTCCTGATCACCGGGACGAACGGCAAGACCACCACGACGCAGCTCACAGCGACGATGCTCGTCGAAGGCGGACTGCGCGCTGCCCCGTGCGGGAACATCGGCGTCCCCGTCCTTGATGCGGTGCGCGACCCGTCCGGGTTCGACGTGCTCGTCGTCGAGCTCTCCAGCCACCAGCTGTGGTACATCGGGCAGAGTGCTCCGGCCGGGCAGCTGGTACCGCATTCCTCTGTGTGTCTGAATCTCGCCGATGATCACCTCGTCTGGCACGGCAGCGCGGCCGCTTATCGCGCCGCGAAGGCGATCGTCTATCGCAACACGCGGGTCGCGTGCGTCTACAACAAGGCCGACATCGCCACCCGCGAGATGGTCGAGGACGCCGAGGTCATGGAGGGTGCTCGCGCGATCGGCTTCGATCTCGGCACACCAGGACCGAGCGACCTCGGGGTCGTTGACGGCATCCTCGCCGACCGGGCCTTCCTGGACGACCGGCGCAACAGCGCCCTCGAGCTGACGACGATCGACGACCTCGCCCAGGTCGGTCTCGCCGCACCGCACATCGTGCAGAACATCCTCGCCGCCAGCGCGCTGTCCCGTGCGATCGGCACCGAGCCCGCCGCGATCCGTCGCGCGCTCCAGTCGTTCAGCCTCGATGCTCACCGCATCCAGGTGATCGCGCGCCATGACGGCGTGACGTGGATCGACGATTCGAAGGCGACGAATCCGCACGCCGCGGCGTCGTCACTGCGCGCCTACCCCGGCGCGGTGTGGATCGTCGGAGGGGACCTGAAGGGTGTCGACCTCTCCGGACTGGTGGGCGACGCAGGCCGTTCGGCCAGCGCCGCGGTGGTCATCGGTGCCGAACGCGGCGAGGTGCTCGCGGCATTCGCGCGACACGCGCCCGACGTGCAGGTGTATGAGGTCGTCTCTGGCGAGACTGAAGATGTCATGACCCGTGTGGTGGAGATCGCCGCAGGAATCGTCACTGACGGGAGCACTGTCCTGCTGGCTCCCGCAGCGGCATCCTTCGATCAGTTCACCGGCTACGCGGATCGAGGTCGCCGCTTCGCCGAGGCGGTGCGGAGCTGGATCGACAGGGGGAGCGCCGATGACGCAGGTGGCTCGCCCTCCTCGATCTGA